Proteins from one Oscillatoria nigro-viridis PCC 7112 genomic window:
- a CDS encoding SDR family oxidoreductase produces the protein MISIQNQIVFITGASSGIGAGCAKIFAKGGAKLILAARRLEKLDRLANELVETKSIASANEIYLLELDVRDRPQVESAIAALPDAWKNIDILINNAGLSRGLDKLHEGSFQDWEEMIDTNVKGLLYMTRSIVPGMVSRGRGHVVNIGSIAGRQTYPKGNVYCASKAAVRAISEGLKQDLLGTAVRVTEIEPGLVETEFSNVRFHGDSEKAKNVYKGLTPLTADDVADVVYFCATRSPHVNISEVLLVPTDQASATLVHRKEL, from the coding sequence ATGATTTCTATCCAAAATCAAATTGTTTTCATTACAGGTGCGAGTAGCGGTATCGGAGCGGGCTGTGCCAAGATATTCGCCAAAGGTGGAGCCAAACTAATTTTAGCAGCCCGCCGCCTTGAAAAACTCGATCGACTGGCAAACGAACTTGTAGAAACAAAATCCATCGCGTCGGCGAACGAGATTTATTTGCTAGAATTGGACGTGCGCGATCGCCCGCAAGTTGAATCGGCGATAGCTGCGCTTCCCGATGCCTGGAAAAACATCGATATTCTAATTAACAATGCGGGATTGAGCCGCGGTTTAGACAAACTGCACGAAGGCAGCTTTCAAGATTGGGAAGAAATGATTGATACCAATGTTAAAGGCTTGCTGTACATGACTCGCTCGATCGTGCCGGGAATGGTAAGCCGAGGCCGCGGCCACGTAGTGAATATCGGCTCAATAGCCGGCCGCCAAACTTATCCGAAAGGCAATGTTTATTGCGCTTCCAAAGCAGCAGTGAGAGCTATTTCTGAAGGGTTGAAACAAGACCTTTTGGGAACAGCAGTGCGGGTGACAGAGATAGAGCCTGGTTTGGTGGAAACAGAATTTAGCAATGTCCGGTTTCACGGCGATTCAGAAAAAGCAAAAAATGTCTATAAAGGATTGACACCTCTGACTGCGGACGATGTGGCCGATGTCGTGTATTTTTGCGCGACGCGATCGCCCCACGTCAATATTAGCGAAGTCTTGCTAGTTCCGACAGACCAAGCTAGTGCAACTCTGGTCCACCGAAAAGAGTTGTGA
- a CDS encoding S8 family peptidase, which translates to MKKFFLLCLFLIGLGWAISNFPGLATQGTYDSIVLDFREDLGAAEIAKEVNAIAQQYQVAPQLNSEFSAGDNVYVVKGDRTLLNALRKSNLAKDTEYIEPNYVYSAFEIPNDPMYTKQWNLRSINVESAWNETKGSGTTVAIIDTGISPVADLKETKFVPGYDFVNDRAEAYDDNGHGTHVAGTVAQSTNNNYGVAGIAYEAALMPLKVLGGSGGGTVSDIAEAIKFAADNGADVINMSLGGGGESQLMEEAIDYAHSKGVVIIAAAGNSGESSASYPARYPHVIGVSALGPDDEKAPYSNFGAGVDISAPGGSEMGKILQSTIDPETGAEVFEGYQGTSMASPHVAAVAALVKASGITEPDAIRSVLLQSSRNVAEDPLNHFGSGHLDAAAAVQLAQRGQINFRDFFRWLRDNGYLNPRFWIDGGAVALLPKIAMVLGSYLLAFFLRNYFPFQWTWGFSGGLMAGSSGFFFLRNLFVFDLPQWPMRVMGSSIPELGGAINGSSMLNPFFASVLIPGILIALLLGHQQWKWIAIAISIGFASSLAVNAFVSPAVWGLGTGVLAQTFLIVNAFLCFGLARLAIKTEVRSA; encoded by the coding sequence ATGAAAAAGTTTTTCCTTCTGTGCTTATTTTTAATCGGGCTCGGCTGGGCGATTTCTAATTTCCCAGGACTTGCTACTCAAGGCACTTACGACTCGATTGTGCTTGATTTCCGCGAAGATTTGGGTGCTGCTGAGATTGCAAAAGAAGTAAATGCGATCGCCCAACAGTACCAAGTCGCACCGCAACTCAACAGCGAATTCTCAGCGGGCGACAATGTATATGTAGTTAAGGGCGATCGCACTTTGCTAAACGCCCTGAGAAAATCAAATTTGGCTAAAGATACCGAATACATTGAACCCAACTACGTCTACAGCGCTTTCGAGATTCCCAACGACCCCATGTATACCAAGCAGTGGAATCTCCGCAGCATCAATGTAGAATCTGCCTGGAACGAAACCAAAGGCAGCGGCACAACAGTAGCGATAATTGACACGGGCATTAGTCCCGTCGCTGACTTAAAAGAAACCAAATTTGTACCGGGCTACGACTTTGTAAACGATCGCGCCGAAGCCTACGATGACAACGGCCACGGTACTCACGTCGCAGGTACTGTCGCCCAATCAACTAACAACAATTATGGCGTCGCAGGCATCGCCTACGAAGCAGCTTTAATGCCGCTAAAAGTGTTAGGCGGCAGCGGTGGCGGCACGGTTTCCGACATCGCCGAAGCGATTAAATTTGCTGCTGACAACGGCGCAGATGTCATCAACATGAGTCTCGGCGGCGGTGGCGAAAGTCAGTTAATGGAAGAGGCGATCGACTACGCCCACTCCAAAGGCGTTGTCATCATCGCAGCCGCCGGCAACTCCGGCGAGAGTTCCGCTTCCTATCCCGCCCGCTATCCCCACGTCATCGGCGTTTCCGCCCTCGGCCCCGACGACGAAAAAGCCCCTTACTCCAATTTCGGCGCGGGAGTTGACATTTCAGCCCCCGGCGGTTCTGAAATGGGCAAAATCCTGCAAAGTACGATCGACCCGGAAACCGGCGCCGAAGTATTTGAAGGCTACCAAGGCACTAGCATGGCTTCTCCCCACGTTGCAGCCGTTGCAGCCCTTGTCAAGGCTTCCGGCATCACAGAACCAGACGCGATTCGCAGCGTACTTTTGCAGTCCTCGCGAAATGTCGCTGAAGATCCGTTAAACCATTTTGGTTCGGGACACCTCGACGCAGCCGCAGCAGTTCAGCTAGCCCAGCGCGGACAAATCAACTTCCGCGATTTCTTCCGCTGGCTGCGCGATAACGGCTATCTCAACCCCCGCTTTTGGATTGACGGCGGTGCAGTCGCCCTGTTGCCTAAAATTGCCATGGTGCTCGGTTCTTACCTGCTGGCTTTCTTTTTGCGGAATTATTTTCCGTTCCAGTGGACTTGGGGCTTTTCCGGCGGCTTGATGGCTGGTAGTTCTGGGTTCTTTTTCCTGCGGAACTTGTTTGTATTTGACTTGCCGCAGTGGCCGATGCGGGTGATGGGCAGTTCTATTCCCGAACTCGGCGGTGCAATTAATGGCAGCAGTATGCTGAATCCCTTTTTTGCTAGCGTTTTGATTCCTGGGATTTTGATTGCTTTGCTGTTGGGACATCAACAGTGGAAGTGGATCGCGATCGCCATTTCGATCGGTTTTGCCAGCAGTTTAGCGGTGAATGCTTTTGTGTCTCCCGCAGTCTGGGGATTGGGCACTGGTGTGCTAGCACAAACATTTTTGATTGTCAATGCTTTTCTGTGTTTCGGACTGGCACGTTTAGCGATTAAAACAGAGGTGCGATCGGCATGA
- a CDS encoding pentapeptide repeat-containing protein yields MQTQEFLQRYQQGERNFGHIDLSGASLSGVNLREIDLTGANLTGANLSWSFLSNAKLIGACLRRADLRSAGLAGANLSGANLSGANLAKADLRLACLEAAELNWAAFPEADLGGANLQRVKSDQINLAGAKLDGAKLMAAELMEANLNRASLVGANLTGANLREAHLVEANLRSAILLGVNLIEADLNGAQMRSANLAGADLHRAVLAGADLTEAVLDNADLSRANLAGSYLLKASFQKALLLRANLQGVYLLRADLSEANLRSADLRKADLSGAYLMDAMLGEADLRAACLIECRLIRTNLEGAQLTGCCIQNWQVQDVDLSRVDCSYVFTEFDYTAKFAANRFPVDRDFESGELGRQHQEDCSIVKVFFDESPNWEALVFTLRRVELESRELKFNVQFFESAGEQNLLRLSANRLVNGKILGDRILELYPDMLEKVLAKDAEILSLLDLAVPSNSVEPAEPIHKEILLRKQEIYQRMVRQISFILMSQTPDKFAESVQRLLDYLKQQGIPTEQIQKKVISQAIVQRAKQDPVFREQLLAWEKTASDRVRGSMMGEAVRYAIALLSE; encoded by the coding sequence ATGCAAACACAAGAATTTTTACAGCGCTATCAACAGGGAGAGCGCAACTTTGGTCACATTGACCTCAGCGGCGCTAGTTTAAGCGGTGTTAACCTGCGAGAAATAGACCTCACTGGTGCTAACTTGACCGGTGCTAATTTGAGCTGGTCTTTTTTGAGCAATGCCAAGTTGATAGGGGCTTGTTTGCGGCGCGCGGATCTCCGCAGTGCGGGGCTGGCTGGGGCGAATCTGAGCGGGGCAAATTTGAGCGGGGCAAATCTTGCTAAAGCGGATTTGCGCCTTGCTTGTTTGGAAGCCGCAGAGCTCAATTGGGCCGCGTTCCCCGAAGCGGATTTGGGCGGTGCTAATCTTCAAAGAGTTAAATCTGACCAAATTAATTTGGCTGGCGCTAAACTCGACGGCGCGAAGTTGATGGCGGCGGAATTGATGGAGGCGAATCTCAACCGCGCCAGTCTTGTTGGTGCTAATTTAACGGGTGCTAATTTGCGGGAAGCGCATTTGGTGGAAGCGAATTTGCGATCGGCAATTTTACTCGGTGTAAATTTGATTGAAGCTGACTTGAATGGCGCTCAAATGCGATCGGCAAATCTGGCGGGCGCTGACTTGCACCGAGCTGTGCTGGCGGGGGCGGATTTAACTGAGGCGGTACTGGATAACGCTGATTTGAGTCGAGCTAATCTGGCGGGTTCTTATTTATTGAAAGCGAGTTTTCAGAAGGCACTTTTGCTGCGAGCTAACCTCCAAGGAGTGTATTTACTGCGAGCTGATTTGAGCGAAGCTAATTTGCGAAGTGCTGATTTGCGGAAAGCTGATTTGAGTGGCGCTTATTTGATGGATGCGATGTTGGGTGAGGCGGATTTAAGAGCAGCTTGTTTGATTGAGTGCCGTTTGATTCGGACGAATTTGGAGGGGGCGCAGCTTACGGGTTGCTGCATTCAAAATTGGCAAGTTCAAGATGTCGATCTGTCGAGAGTTGACTGCAGCTATGTTTTTACTGAGTTTGATTATACTGCGAAATTTGCGGCAAATCGCTTTCCGGTCGATCGCGATTTTGAGTCGGGGGAATTGGGGCGGCAGCATCAAGAGGACTGTTCTATTGTCAAGGTGTTTTTTGATGAATCTCCTAATTGGGAGGCTTTGGTTTTTACGCTGCGTCGGGTGGAGTTGGAAAGCCGGGAACTCAAATTCAACGTTCAATTTTTTGAGTCTGCCGGAGAACAAAATTTACTGCGGCTGAGCGCGAACCGTTTGGTGAACGGCAAGATTTTGGGCGATCGCATTTTGGAGCTTTATCCAGATATGTTGGAAAAGGTTTTAGCCAAGGATGCTGAAATTTTGAGTTTGCTCGACTTGGCTGTTCCTAGTAACAGTGTGGAGCCTGCGGAGCCAATTCACAAGGAAATATTGCTCAGAAAACAGGAAATATACCAGCGGATGGTGCGCCAAATTTCGTTTATTTTGATGTCTCAGACGCCGGATAAATTCGCCGAAAGCGTGCAGCGGCTGTTGGATTATTTGAAGCAGCAAGGTATCCCGACAGAGCAGATTCAAAAGAAAGTCATCAGTCAGGCGATCGTGCAGCGGGCCAAGCAAGACCCGGTGTTTCGGGAACAGTTGCTCGCGTGGGAGAAAACGGCGTCCGATCGCGTTCGCGGTTCGATGATGGGGGAAGCGGTGCGGTATGCGATCGCCCTTTTATCGGAATAA
- a CDS encoding S8 family serine peptidase has translation MNISSNDGNFFDLTPNSDYFRLTPGLLNPFTRGLRALEGNDIVIGSVSPELIDGGGGDDWLFGYVGNDALIGGQGNDLLRAGQGSDLLRGDEGDDILAGDLDGDTLVGGSGNDTFVLRTDLNAAAVDWIADFDPRFDGIGLTDNLSEADLNLEPWAGGTLIKIKANNRILGQVANVSPAELRARFAPADFVLDDNLNRPINLDVLKNPIQSLKDFVGEDDLRDIYTFTTTNTPSSIQLQLSGLNGDANLFLVRDANLDGQLSPEEIVSVSASRNPGTQSEVIESRFSVPSRYFVFVQQAVRGANTDYNLDINVQPIQFELNQAIPIGTFSTRIQGSLDDFVEEKQPAKLYKFDLPQPSNLQVNLRGIYPSTDADLVLFQDVNNNNKVDFGEILGVPQQQGNNPEEIFFRGLSAGTYYLGVNSFAGNTRYNLSILAAPTTDNFNNLFGYGLVDAAAAVAAATDKQQLDAADPLTSAAKFNNIGDLNLLNVAPAWKAGYTGKGVVVAVLDSGVDLSHPDLTSNIWRNPNEIPGNGIDDDLNGVSDDVNGWDFVDGDANPSPESNDQRGFHGTHVAGIIGAQRNGIDITPLNNTLEMNGLEMSGVAYEAQIMPVRVGSFGDVSVSNLVDGIRYAVNNGADVINMSLGGLEFLNNEVRKALEDAKGAGVFVVMSAGNDRDKLNPSEPTFPAFYAFDNLGVAVGAVTTPGKQVTIFSNPAGSITTNFVVAPGYEVLSTVPITPRNVDGYGILNGTSMAAPYVAGVVALMLQANPNLTPDQILEFLTATAKAEGITSEVRET, from the coding sequence GTGAATATTTCCAGCAATGACGGTAACTTTTTCGATCTAACTCCCAATTCTGATTACTTCAGGCTAACCCCAGGACTTTTAAATCCCTTCACCAGAGGACTGCGGGCTTTAGAAGGTAATGATATTGTGATTGGTTCGGTCTCTCCAGAATTGATAGATGGCGGTGGCGGTGATGATTGGCTGTTCGGGTATGTCGGTAACGATGCCCTCATCGGAGGTCAAGGAAATGACTTGTTGCGGGCAGGTCAAGGCAGCGACCTACTTAGAGGTGATGAGGGCGATGACATTTTGGCTGGCGACTTGGATGGAGACACGCTAGTTGGTGGTAGTGGCAATGATACGTTTGTACTCCGAACAGATCTAAATGCAGCAGCAGTAGATTGGATCGCTGACTTCGACCCTAGATTTGACGGGATTGGATTAACTGACAACCTCAGCGAAGCTGACCTAAATCTAGAACCCTGGGCAGGGGGAACTTTAATTAAGATTAAAGCTAATAACAGGATCTTGGGACAGGTAGCCAACGTTTCGCCAGCAGAACTCCGGGCTCGTTTTGCCCCTGCCGATTTCGTCTTAGATGACAACCTTAACAGACCAATAAATCTCGATGTCCTGAAAAATCCAATTCAGTCGCTCAAGGACTTCGTAGGTGAAGACGACTTACGAGATATTTACACTTTTACTACTACTAACACACCGAGCAGTATTCAATTGCAACTCAGCGGTTTGAATGGGGACGCTAATTTATTCTTGGTGAGGGATGCTAATCTCGATGGTCAACTGAGTCCAGAGGAAATCGTCTCTGTCTCTGCCTCCCGCAATCCTGGAACTCAGTCAGAAGTCATTGAAAGTCGCTTTTCTGTACCCAGCAGATACTTTGTCTTCGTTCAACAAGCTGTTCGGGGAGCTAACACAGACTACAACCTGGATATCAATGTCCAGCCAATTCAGTTCGAGCTGAACCAAGCTATTCCTATTGGCACATTCAGCACCAGAATCCAGGGCTCGTTGGACGACTTTGTTGAGGAAAAACAACCTGCGAAACTCTACAAATTTGATCTCCCACAGCCCAGCAACCTTCAAGTCAACTTGCGGGGAATATATCCAAGTACAGATGCAGATTTAGTGCTGTTTCAGGATGTTAATAACAACAATAAGGTTGATTTTGGTGAAATTCTTGGCGTTCCTCAACAGCAAGGCAACAATCCAGAGGAAATTTTCTTTAGAGGTTTGTCAGCAGGTACTTATTATCTCGGAGTCAATTCTTTTGCAGGCAACACGCGCTACAACCTCAGCATCTTAGCTGCACCGACAACAGATAATTTCAACAATTTGTTCGGCTACGGGCTGGTGGATGCAGCAGCGGCCGTTGCGGCTGCCACTGATAAACAGCAGTTGGATGCTGCTGACCCGCTCACCAGTGCAGCTAAGTTCAATAATATAGGGGACTTAAATCTGCTAAATGTTGCCCCAGCCTGGAAAGCAGGATACACGGGTAAAGGTGTTGTGGTTGCGGTACTTGATAGTGGCGTTGACTTGAGTCATCCCGATTTAACGAGCAATATCTGGCGGAATCCTAATGAAATTCCGGGGAATGGTATTGATGACGATCTCAATGGAGTTAGTGATGATGTAAATGGGTGGGATTTTGTGGATGGCGATGCCAATCCCTCCCCAGAGTCAAACGATCAGCGTGGGTTTCACGGAACTCATGTAGCAGGAATCATAGGGGCCCAAAGAAATGGAATTGACATCACTCCTCTCAATAACACGCTGGAAATGAATGGGCTGGAAATGAGTGGGGTGGCTTATGAGGCTCAGATTATGCCGGTTAGGGTCGGAAGTTTTGGAGATGTATCTGTTTCAAATCTCGTTGACGGCATCCGCTATGCGGTAAACAATGGCGCAGATGTGATTAACATGAGTTTGGGCGGACTAGAGTTCCTCAATAACGAAGTACGGAAAGCCCTAGAAGATGCCAAGGGAGCCGGGGTTTTTGTGGTAATGTCAGCGGGAAATGACAGGGATAAACTCAACCCAAGCGAACCGACTTTTCCAGCATTTTATGCTTTCGACAATTTGGGAGTAGCTGTCGGAGCAGTCACAACTCCAGGTAAACAGGTAACAATTTTTTCCAATCCTGCTGGTTCGATAACAACAAATTTTGTGGTTGCTCCGGGCTATGAAGTCTTATCTACAGTTCCGATTACGCCGAGAAACGTAGATGGTTATGGCATATTGAACGGAACGTCTATGGCTGCTCCCTATGTTGCAGGTGTAGTTGCTCTAATGCTTCAGGCTAATCCAAACTTAACTCCTGACCAAATTTTGGAATTTTTGACGGCAACAGCAAAAGCTGAAGGAATTACCTCGGAAGTTCGCGAGACATAA
- a CDS encoding patatin-like phospholipase family protein: MGTKFKRRILSIDGGGIRGIIPAIVLNYIEERTGKRIATMFDFIAGTSTGGILALGLTKRNGSTTLPLSEVEGVTNHPDSSINHQPKYTSAELLNFYRKDGKKIFSEYIPGSFDDLLQPKHNPQGRQEVLKDILGEAKVEDALREIFITSYDLELREPIFFTSNPQAEETESLNSRKICKGFKMVEAAMATSAAPTFFPPYQLPTVHHTAEGYYALIDGGIFANNPSSLAMMEAMISYNRNTGEELHRKDTLVVSLGTGSLTKKYKYKDVKNWGQIKWVLPLLNVVLDGQSESVAYQLDQLMVTEGENRNYYRFQVPLSSENDRDHMDNASPSNIEYLEGLGNRLIEERQQSLDKLCKLLKEDTELYSNLPHS; this comes from the coding sequence ATGGGTACTAAATTCAAGAGAAGAATTCTCTCAATTGATGGTGGGGGTATTCGGGGTATTATTCCTGCGATCGTTCTCAACTACATTGAAGAGCGCACAGGAAAACGCATAGCAACAATGTTTGATTTTATTGCCGGTACTTCAACCGGAGGAATTTTAGCACTGGGTTTAACTAAACGGAATGGCTCGACTACGTTGCCCCTGAGCGAAGTCGAAGGGGTCACCAACCACCCAGACTCTAGCATCAATCATCAGCCCAAGTATACATCTGCCGAACTTTTAAATTTCTATCGCAAAGATGGAAAAAAGATTTTTAGTGAGTACATACCAGGTTCTTTTGATGATTTGCTACAACCCAAGCACAACCCACAAGGTAGGCAAGAAGTTTTAAAGGATATTCTAGGTGAAGCTAAGGTTGAAGACGCATTACGAGAAATTTTCATCACGAGCTACGATCTCGAACTGAGAGAACCAATTTTTTTTACAAGCAATCCGCAAGCAGAGGAAACCGAGAGTCTTAATAGCCGCAAAATATGTAAGGGATTCAAAATGGTTGAGGCAGCAATGGCAACTTCTGCTGCACCGACATTCTTTCCACCCTACCAACTCCCAACGGTACATCATACCGCAGAGGGATATTACGCTTTGATAGACGGCGGAATTTTTGCAAATAATCCTTCCTCACTTGCAATGATGGAGGCGATGATTTCTTACAATAGAAATACTGGTGAAGAACTACACCGTAAGGATACCCTTGTTGTTTCTTTGGGGACTGGCTCACTAACTAAGAAATACAAGTATAAAGACGTAAAAAATTGGGGACAAATCAAATGGGTACTTCCCTTACTTAACGTTGTTCTAGATGGTCAAAGCGAATCTGTTGCGTATCAGCTCGATCAGCTCATGGTGACTGAAGGAGAGAACAGAAACTACTACCGTTTTCAAGTTCCATTGAGTAGCGAGAACGATCGCGATCACATGGACAATGCAAGTCCCAGTAATATTGAGTACCTAGAGGGCCTCGGTAACAGACTGATTGAAGAGCGTCAGCAAAGTTTGGATAAGTTGTGTAAGCTTTTGAAGGAGGACACTGAACTATATTCTAATTTACCGCACAGTTAA
- a CDS encoding peptidoglycan-binding domain-containing protein, protein MYTEERSLNNETMALVADTTAQSTIALAETTGVNKPTLQIGSTGQAVKELQQLLYHWAYYFGPIDGIFGVQVQNAVKGYQHRVFLQEDGIVGPLTWEALYSGAPVNMPVVMKGSSGNAVKIVQNVLKINGYYFGSIDGLFGPMTDVAVRQLQISMALPQDGIVGYRTWHALSKLPH, encoded by the coding sequence ATGTACACCGAAGAAAGAAGCTTGAACAATGAAACTATGGCTCTCGTCGCCGATACTACTGCTCAATCAACTATTGCACTTGCTGAAACCACTGGAGTAAACAAACCGACTTTACAAATCGGTTCAACAGGTCAAGCTGTCAAGGAACTACAACAGCTTCTATATCATTGGGCATATTATTTCGGGCCGATTGACGGTATTTTCGGCGTCCAAGTTCAAAACGCAGTCAAAGGCTATCAACACCGCGTCTTCTTACAAGAAGATGGGATTGTCGGCCCTCTCACTTGGGAAGCACTATACTCTGGTGCACCTGTGAATATGCCGGTAGTCATGAAGGGCAGTTCTGGTAATGCTGTTAAAATTGTTCAGAATGTCTTGAAAATCAATGGATACTATTTCGGCTCCATTGACGGATTATTCGGGCCGATGACAGATGTAGCAGTGCGACAATTGCAAATTAGCATGGCTTTACCGCAAGATGGAATTGTCGGCTACAGAACTTGGCACGCCCTCAGCAAGTTACCGCACTAA